From Spartinivicinus ruber, the proteins below share one genomic window:
- a CDS encoding CBS domain-containing protein — protein MTSFNELPVVKQNDFQVNKASVMTKRLRFESPAEEALLRFIQLEAHVMETDTNINTALLIMHNSHDCLKFVVSKNDDILGIITTADLEGRKVLAIANKMNKQRQELTVKDIMVPIEQLGILKYSDICHAKVGNLVKTLQQQGAQHLLVVAGDAMIGVVSAAYLSRVTDTALNIPEKAQNFSDIFNVVHNKQAL, from the coding sequence ATGACTAGCTTCAATGAACTTCCTGTTGTTAAACAAAATGATTTTCAAGTAAACAAAGCCTCAGTAATGACTAAACGGCTTCGGTTTGAAAGCCCTGCTGAAGAAGCCTTATTGCGATTTATTCAGCTTGAAGCCCATGTTATGGAAACAGACACAAATATTAATACTGCGTTATTGATTATGCATAATAGTCATGACTGTCTTAAATTTGTTGTAAGTAAAAATGATGATATTCTTGGCATTATTACTACTGCAGACTTAGAAGGACGTAAAGTCTTGGCTATTGCTAATAAAATGAATAAGCAGCGGCAAGAATTAACTGTCAAAGATATCATGGTACCAATTGAGCAATTGGGAATTTTAAAGTATTCTGATATTTGTCATGCTAAAGTTGGTAATCTAGTAAAAACCCTTCAGCAACAAGGGGCCCAACATCTTCTAGTGGTGGCGGGCGATGCAATGATTGGTGTGGTATCTGCAGCTTATCTATCAAGAGTCACTGACACTGCTTTAAATATTCCAGAAAAAGCACAGAACTTTTCTGATATTTTTAATGTGGTGCATAATAAACAAGCTCTTTAA